A window of the Aquarana catesbeiana isolate 2022-GZ linkage group LG05, ASM4218655v1, whole genome shotgun sequence genome harbors these coding sequences:
- the BASP1 gene encoding brain acid soluble protein 1 produces the protein MGGKLSKKKKGYNVNDDKSKDKDKKADEANTEEEGATKANEESQPVVENADAKENKDEKNDKDSQVAENKTEVKEGDKEADNKEAVQKTDSEKTEAPSEAKAEPQSAEPPASKQEEPAAAISAAPASSEASKVSEPTTEAKVSQPSEAPAPSKVEEKSKEDGEAKKTEAPSAPEPKTESAPAADAEPAPSSVKSPEPEAPSSSTKASEPAGQAEEVKATETPAANSDQTVAVQE, from the coding sequence ATGGGAGGAAAGCTGAGCAAGAAGAAGAAGGGATACAATGTAAATGATGACAAATCAAAAGACAAGGACAAAAAGGCTGATGAAGCAAATACGGAAGAAGAGGGGGCAACTAAAGCTAATGAGGAATCTCAGCCTGTTGTAGAAAATGCAGATGCAAAGGAAAATAAGGATGAGAAGAATGATAAGGATTCCCAAGTGGCAGAGAACAAGACCGAGGTCAAGGAAGGCGACAAAGAGGCAGATAACAAGGAGGCTGTACAAAAAACAGACTCTGAGAAGACAGAGGCTCCTTCTGAAGCCAAGGCAGAACCTCAGAGTGCGGAACCCCCTGCATCTAAGCAAGAGGAACCAGCAGCTGCAATTTCTGCTGCACCTGCCAGTAGTGAAGCCTCTAAAGTCTCTGAACCTACCACTGAGGCTAAGGTTTCCCAGCCTTCAGAAGCACCAGCACCAAGTAAAGTAGAGGAGAAGAGCAAGGAGGATGGGGAAGCCAAAAAGACTGAGGCTCCCTCCGCTCCAGAGCCCAAAACTGAGTCTGCTCCAGCTGCAGACGCTGAGCCTGCTCCATCTTCCGTGAAGTCTCCAGAACCTGAAGCACCTAGTTCTTCTACTAAGGCCTCTGAACCTGCAGGACAAGCTGAAGAAGTTAAAGCTACTGAAACCCCAGCAGCTAATTCTGATCAAACCGTAGCAGTTCAAGAGTAA